The following nucleotide sequence is from Flavobacteriales bacterium.
GAACACTGATTTTAGAAAACTAATACCTGACCCCGATCAGAAGGATGTCATCCACCTGCACTTCGTTGCCTTTCCATTTCTGGACGGCACTGTGAAAAACGGTCAATTGATCTTCCATACTCACGCCGGCGCTTTCCGCCATGATCTTCCGGAGTTGTTTGCTCATGAATTTCTTTCCGGCGGGACCGCCAAACTGGTCTGCATACCCATCCGAGAATATATAAAACCGATCTCCGGACTGGAGTTTCCGCTCATGGGTTGTGAAGGCGAATTCATCTTCTGTCAAACCACCAATGGCTTGCTTGTTCCCTTTGATCTCCTCGAAATCATTTCCACGGTATAGGTAAAGAGGTCGCATGGCGCCGGCAAAGAGCAGTTTATTTTCAGAGGGAAGTACGGCACATAAAGCCATATCCATACCATCTCTTGTATCGGTCATCCGCTTGCTTTGTTTGAACGCCTGTTTAAGGCGCACGTTGAGTTCGGTGAGGATTCTCCCTGGATCCAGGATGGCCTGTTCCAGAATGATCTGGTTTAAAAGATTATGACCGATCATAGACATGAATGCTCCAGGCACACCATGCCCGGTACAATCCACCGCTGCCAGAATGGTCACGTCCTGTTTTTTCCCGAACCAATAAAAATCACCGCTTACAATATCTTTTGGCTGATACAGCACGAAAGACTCACTGAACGCATTGCTGGTGAGGTTTGCCGGAGGCAGCAGCGCTTCCTGAATTCTCTTCGCATAATTGATACTATCGGTAATGTCTTTGTTTTTGGCTTCAATGATTTCTTTTTGTTCAACCACTTCCCGCGTGCGTTCATCCACCATTTCTTCAAGTACTCTTTTTTCCTGCCTTAATCTGCGTTCACGATACTTGATAAAAGACAGGATCAGCAAACCCGCAGCTACCGTACATATAATGTAGAAAAACGGCGTTTGCCAGAACGGTGGCTTGATGATGATCACGCCGAGTTCCACGGCTTCCTTATTCCAGACCCCATCGCTGTTGCATGCCTTTAACTTGAAGGTGTATTTGCCTGATGGCAGATACGGAAAGGCAATATCTCTTTTCTCTGTAGGTATGCTCCACACGTTTTCGAGTCCTTCCAACATGTAAGTGTATCGCACCTTTTCCGGCGCCATCAGACTTATGGCTTCAAAATAGAAGGTCAGATGCCTCATATCGTGTGGCAGGGTAAGGTTGTATGGCAGACCGGTCCTGGCTTCAATGGAGTCAGCGTAATCTTTCCAGTCAAAAGCCTTGGATCGAAGCCTCAGGTCAAGCAGGGTGGTGTGAGGTTCATTCTTATTAATGATATCATCTTTAAACTGGTACCGTATTGCGCCACGGACCGTACCGAACCAAATGGCGCCACGACGATCCTCAAAAACTGCATTTGAGTTACATTCCACACCAAGAAACCCTTCTGATTTTCCGAAATGGCGTATGGCCAATGAATCGGTTTGCCATAAAGTGATCAGGTTAATGCGATCCAGACCGCGGTTGGTACCGAGCCACAGATAACCACGCCGGTCAAAGTGCATGAGATATACCTTATCGGAGGACAGTCCGTTAGACTGACGGATAGACTTAAAGCTACCGTCTTTAAATGTAAAAATACCTTCATCTGTTCCGAACCACATATGACCTTCATGGTCTTTCAGTATGGTTCGGACACGGCCATCGGTCAAACCCGATTTTTTTGTAAAATGCTGGAATGATTTCCCGTTATTCTTTATCGCCCCCTGGTCGGTCGCAAACCACATAGATCCATCCAGATCTTCATAAATACAATAAATGGCATTGCGCGCTTCGGGCAATAAGCTGGTATCTATTTCGAGTTTAGTTGCTTTGTTATTCTCAACCACATACACACCATGGAATGTAGCGAGCCACATCCTGTCAAAACGATCTCTTGTAATGTCATAGACGTCTTCTCCATTCAGCGCTTCCAACCCGAAATTTGATGTGGAGAAGTTTTTTCCATCCCATATGTGAACTTTACCACGCCGCACACCGACCCAAACCCTTCCCTGCGCATCTTCCTCCATCGAGCATACCTGTCCGCTCGGCACACCGGGTATGTCGTTCAAAGGATCCACTTTCCATCCGGAATCTTCGCTATAAGTCAAACGACTCAGGCCTTCATCCTCTGTCCCAACCCACATGGCTCCCCTGCGGTCTTCGAACAGGCTATAAACCAATTCACCGGAGAGTCCAGCATCTGCATCAAAGTTGATAAAACGTTGGCTTCGCAGTCCGGACACACCCTTCCCACTGGTTGCAAACCATATGATTCCTTCCTGATCCTGTATCAGCGTCCATATATTATCGGATGCCAGACCGGAATTCTCATCGATGTGGGTGAACGTTTTTCCATTATAGGAGAAAGCACCCTCATAGGTAGATACCCATAAAACGCCCTGGCGGTCTAACAGAAGTCCGGTAATAGAGACCTGCTCATCTTTCAGACCCGGCACCTGCACTTCCTCTACCAACCCTTCGGTAACCTTATACAGTCCGTCGGATGTTCCCAGCCATATACTTCCGTGGGCATCTTCTGTCACGCACCGGATCCTGACATCCCGCAGCCCCTGGTTCCTGGAGAATATTTTGATCGCACCGTCTTCATAACAGAGGGCACCATTTGTGAAACTGCCGATCCATATCCTGCCTCTGCTGTCCTCATACATACTATACACAAGGCCGTTCATCAATGAATCGTTGAACTCGAAGGATCGGAACGATTCACCGTTCCAAATGGCTACGCCTTTGGCGGTACCCACCCAAACGTTGCCATTGCGGTCTGCCAGTACCTTGTAAATCCGTTCACTGGGCAAGCCGTTATCGGTGGTATAGTTTATAAATGCGTGGCCATCATATACACTGAGGCCGCTTTTTGTACCAAACCATAATTTCTGATCCAGGTCCTGGGCAATGGAGAATACCACATTATCGGCCAACCCCTCGGTATGGGTAAGTATCTCAAACCTTGTTCCATCATACCGGTTCACACCCCCACCATTGGTACCCAACCACAGGGCACCCCGGTTATCCTGAAGCAGACTGAGCACTTGCGATTGCGAAAGACCATCCTCCACCGACAGATTACGGAAATCATAAATCTGCGCACGGGAGGAGACAGCCACAGACAGCATACTGAAAACGAGGATGATCCGTCGGATTGAATTCATGGCCTTAAAGTAACAAAATAATGTGGCCCTCAACCGCACTTTGCGATATTGAAATACGATATGAACATGGGGGTGTTATCAACCAATCGCCTTTCATAGTAGTGGTTTTCGCTTTTTTTGTCGTATTTTTACAATCTGACACTAAACAACTCATGCCTTCTGACTTTTTCAAACTATTCCGGCACATAGCCGCATTCATGCTCGTTTTGTGCTCAGGGCTCTCTATGGCTCAGGACTCATGCGACGTAAGTCTCGAGCTCCTGATCAGCCCGGGGTATGTGCTATGTGGCAACAACAACACGGTGGACATCATGGCCAATAGCACCAATTCAGGCAATAACCCCAGTTATGTCTGGTACGTGAACGGTGCATACGCTTCAAACGGCACCACCTTCTCATCCAATTCCATTCAGGACGGAGACACGGTCATGGCAGTGGTGATCTCTTCGACCAATTGTCAGCCTGCTGCGACTGACACGGGTTATGCCGTATTCAGCGTATCCAATGTAATGGCCGAGGCTACGCCGGACTCCGCCACCTGCAATACGGCGGACGGTTCAGTTACGGTGCATGACGTGACCGGTGGCGCGCCCCCTTTCACATATATCCTTAACTCCGGAACAGTTCAGGAGGACAGTGTGTTCACTGATCTGGAAGCGGGTATATATACCATAGAGGTCATCGATGACAACGGATGTTCCTGGAAAGCAGCAGTCACCGTACCGATCAAGGGGAGTATCCAGCAGGTCAACATCGGTACCACCAATACAACCTGCGGATTGAATGACGGAACCATTTTTATTACAAATATTCAAGGCAGTACCGGACCATTCCACATGGCACTTAGCAATGGGGACTCTGTTGATGTAACTTCCCTGCCTTATACATTTGACAACCTGCCTTCTGCGGTGTATTCACTTTCAATTTACGACAGCGATTTATGCAAATTCGAGGTTTATTATTTATATGTAGGTATAGATAATCCGATCACCAATGTGCCTGTGGAAGTCACACCCCATACTTGCGTGGCCTATGGCCAATTGGTGATAGACCTTAATAATGTTAGCGGAGGTGTGGCCCCCTACCAGATATCGATGAATGGCGGAAACAGCTTTACCAGTCAGTTTTACTATCCTGACCTGAAGCTCGGCACCTATCCGATTATGGTAAGAGACGTGAATGGCTGCATGTATCAAACCTCCGCAGAGGTGCCGTTTGAATGCGAGTTCCCGGAAACCCTCCTGTATCCTTTCAATGCATTCACACCGAATGATGACGGAGTGAATGACCTGTGGACCATTGCAGGAATAGAAGTTTTCAAAAGCCACAAAGTGGTGGTATACAACCGCTGGGGACAGCTGGTTTTTGAATCAGAAGAATATTCCAATGAAGATGGGTGGGACGGAAAGTTTCATGGATCACCCTTGCCGGAGGCTACCTACTTTTATGTGCTGGATGTTACCGGTTGGGATGAAAAGGAAATAAAGAAAAGCGGTATCGTAACCATTGTAAGATAAAACAAGATGACAAGGCCATTTTCAAATCGACGCAGATCATTACTCATGCTTACCACTGTGATGGGTGTATTGTTTTTCGGTACGGCATCTGCACAGCAAGCGCCGCAATACACGCAGTACATGTTCAACCAGTTCGGGTTGAATCCTGCGGTAGCGGGAAGCTTTCAATGCCGTGACTTCAAGCTGGGATACAGAACACAGTGGGTTGGATTCGACGGCGCACCGAATACGTTTTATCTGAGCGCGCATGGACCGTTAAAGGTCAAAAGCAATGGCAGACAAAGAGGAAAACATGGCATCGGAGCGTATATCAACAGGGATAAGATTGGCCCAAGCACACAGATGTATATCAATTTTGCATATGCTTACCATATTAAGGTTCAGGAAAAATCCTGGTTATCGTTCGGTGTCTTCCTGGGGGTACAGTACTACCGCTTCAGAGCGAATGAATTGATCACCCCGACACAAGATGTTGCCATTGATCAGGCATCCACATCCTGGGTATTGCCGGAGTTAATGCCGGGAATCTGGTATACATCACAAAATTCTTATGCCGGACTCTCATTCAAGCATGTACTTGGTAACAAGCTAAAGGCTCACGGACCGGAAAGTGATCTTTCCAGGCATTACTATCTCACGGCAGGACGAAGGTTCATTACACATTCCGGGGTTTCTGTCACACCATCGGTGATGGCTAAGATGGCTCCTTCCAGTCCGGTATCTGTCGATGGTAATCTTATGGTTGATCTTTCCGAACGGGTTGGGTTGGGTGCCAGCTACCGTCATCAGGATGCCCTCGCTGCCTTGTTGCGACTGCGTCTTACCTATGAGTTCTGGCTGGGCTATTCCTATGATATCACCACTTCTCCCCTTGCGGCTGTAAGTAACAATACGCATGAGATTGTACTTAGCTGGAGTCCGTGTGGTCGCGGAAGCAATGGAATGGGTTCAGGAGGAAACGGGAAGAAGAGCGGCAATTGCCCTGCCTATCAATAGACTCACCCCTATCAACTTTCAGATTTCTGAAGCTCTCAAAAAAAAATTTGGGGGGTCATGCAACTTTTGGGTATACCCGAGCGTCTTTATATAGAATCCTAACATCGGAGGATTCTATTACCTCACTTATGTGATGCACGTACCAACCGATGATGCGAAGAACCCCGGACATTTTCCCACCTGACTGATGCCGGGGTTCTTTTTTTTGGCATCCGGAATCACACCACGGCATCTATCCTACTTGCATTAAAAAATCATTTCCACTAAATTTAACCCGGTTGGTACGAGTTATTTGTTCCCTTAAGACGCATAGGGAATATCTTATCCGGAGGTTAATCCTCTTCTTACTTATTAGCTATTCGTGTTTTATATTATGCCAGTCTATGGCAAGAAGTGTATTTCATTGAGAGATTAATTGGCAACATACCTACAAACCAAAACCTAACCTATGAGAAACTTTCTACCCGTATGCATAGCAGTGGCCATGCTTACAACAACAGCCAACGCGCAGAAACCCTCCTTTGACGGGCAGCGTGTATTTTCTTCGGAAAGCGGACCGGAAGCCCGTGAAGCACAGTATCCGGAGATAAGCAGACAGACGCCTCGATTTGATGTATATCGGATTGACGACAAAGCCTTCTTCAGACATGTTCTTGAAGCAGAAAGTCAGTCCGAATTTCAATTCAATTTCGGTGATCAGTCCTGGGATTTCGTGATCTGGAAAAATGAACTCAGGGCACCTCAATATGTTCACCGGACAGCCACGGACAATGGCATCCAATTTCTTGAGCCCGCTCCGACATCCACCTATGCAGGTTATGTGAATGGCGACCGGAACAACTGGGTGCGTATCAACATCCGTGAGAATCACATTGAAGGTATCATTCATTCAAACGGTGTGGCATGGTCCCTCCAGTCCGTATCCATCTTTGAAAACAACCTGAATAAGAATTCACAAAATGATGTGGTTGTGTACAAAGTGGCGGACCTCGTGGATATGGGTGTCGGCTGCGGCGGTCATCCTGAAGCTCCGGACTACTCGCCTAACAACATCCGTGAGTACAAAGACCTTCAGGATCAAAATCAGGATCAGAACCTGGCGAAAAAATAATGCAGGGAACGTCAGGCGTATCCTATGCCAAATCAAATCTTGCCTATAAATGTGTGGAGATTGCCATTGCGGGCGACTACGGATTTATCAACCAGGCAGGTGGCGCTACCGCCGGTGAAACACGGTTGCTCGACATCTTTAATTATGTAGATGGATTTTACGATCAACATGAACTTGACTACAAGGTGGTGGAAGTCTTTACTGAATCCAGCAACCAGAATACCTGGGGAAGCAGTAATTCATCACAAACACTTCTCGACAACTTCACCAGCTGGGGTCCCAATGGATTCAGTGTAACACATGACCAGGGATCACTCTATTCCACAAGGGACTTTGACAACAGCGGTGTGATCGGCCTGGCATGGCTCACCTCCGTATGTACCAACAACCGTTATGGAGTCATGGAGTATTACTCAGGATGGGGAAACAATCTTCAATACCACTCGGTGGACCAGACACACGAGATGGGACACAACTGGTCATGTGATCATGATAATAGCAGCAGTACTTATATCATGTATCCTTCCCTAAGCGGTAGCAACCAAACCTGGGGATCCCAATCCACCAACTCCATTGCAAACCATAAGAGCAGCCGGAACTGCCTTGACAACGGTGAATGTGTGACCAGCGTTCCCCCTGTTGCAGATTTTGTTGCCAGCGTAACAGATGGCTGCGGATCCCTGACCGTACAATTCACGGATCAGTCTACCAATGCGCCAAACCAATGGGCATGGAAGTTTGGGGATAATCAAACATCCACCCAACAAAACCCATCCCATACCTATTCATCACCCGGAAACTACACAGTGGAACTTACGGCGACCAACAGCTATGGCAACAACACCGAGACCAAAACGGCATACATCACGGTAGGCACCGGAAGTCCATATGCATCTGCCAAGGGTGGTCCGGCAGATAATTCCTTTGGTGGTGGTGGCTACTTCACCTCCAATGATATCCGTGGAATTTTCTTCGATGCAAAGACAGACATCATCCTGGAATCTGTTTGGGTGGATGCCAACAGCAGTGGTACACGCACCATCGATGTGATTGCCAATGCCACAGCGAATACCACCGATGGTACCGTTACCGGCACCCTGCTCGTTTCAAAAGATGTGAGCATCAACTCAGGTCAGGGACGGGTCACTTTGAATTTTGACATCCCTCAGGGCAACAATTATTTCATCAAGGTGACCGGAAGTCTGGTGGATATGTACCGTAACAATGCGGGTCCATCATACCCTTACAACATCACCGACGGCGCAAGCAATAACCTTGTTGACCTTACCAAGTCCAATGTAATCGCGCCGGATGAGTTGAACTATTACTACTATTTCTACGACTGGTCTGTTCGTAAAAAAGGATGCACCACCAATACCGGATTGAATGAGCCTTCCGTTGATGTGGCCATCTATCCGAATCCTGCACACCAGGCCGTATATGTTAGGCTCGGACAGATCACGGAGAATGCGCAGATCAGCTTGCTCAACGCCATTGGTCAGACCGTCAGCATACAGCAGGTGAGTCAGGGTCAGGCTACGTATTCCGTACAAACCGGTGAGCTTCCGGAAGGGGTATACCTCCTGAAGGTGCAATCGGGTCAAGCCACACATACCCAACGCATCGTGGTGTCGCACTAATCAACGTTATCCGTTCTGAAAAAGCCGTCCCTTGTGGGCGGCTTTTTTTTTGCGGCCGTCCTCCCATTGAACATGCAAAAAGTTATTCGTATTCACGCTACCTTTGTCTGATAATCCGGTGCTTTGAACAAGCGTATCATCCAGCTGGCATTGCCGAATATCATAAGCAACATCACGTTGCCGCTGCTAGGCCTT
It contains:
- a CDS encoding SpoIIE family protein phosphatase, with protein sequence MNSIRRIILVFSMLSVAVSSRAQIYDFRNLSVEDGLSQSQVLSLLQDNRGALWLGTNGGGVNRYDGTRFEILTHTEGLADNVVFSIAQDLDQKLWFGTKSGLSVYDGHAFINYTTDNGLPSERIYKVLADRNGNVWVGTAKGVAIWNGESFRSFEFNDSLMNGLVYSMYEDSRGRIWIGSFTNGALCYEDGAIKIFSRNQGLRDVRIRCVTEDAHGSIWLGTSDGLYKVTEGLVEEVQVPGLKDEQVSITGLLLDRQGVLWVSTYEGAFSYNGKTFTHIDENSGLASDNIWTLIQDQEGIIWFATSGKGVSGLRSQRFINFDADAGLSGELVYSLFEDRRGAMWVGTEDEGLSRLTYSEDSGWKVDPLNDIPGVPSGQVCSMEEDAQGRVWVGVRRGKVHIWDGKNFSTSNFGLEALNGEDVYDITRDRFDRMWLATFHGVYVVENNKATKLEIDTSLLPEARNAIYCIYEDLDGSMWFATDQGAIKNNGKSFQHFTKKSGLTDGRVRTILKDHEGHMWFGTDEGIFTFKDGSFKSIRQSNGLSSDKVYLMHFDRRGYLWLGTNRGLDRINLITLWQTDSLAIRHFGKSEGFLGVECNSNAVFEDRRGAIWFGTVRGAIRYQFKDDIINKNEPHTTLLDLRLRSKAFDWKDYADSIEARTGLPYNLTLPHDMRHLTFYFEAISLMAPEKVRYTYMLEGLENVWSIPTEKRDIAFPYLPSGKYTFKLKACNSDGVWNKEAVELGVIIIKPPFWQTPFFYIICTVAAGLLILSFIKYRERRLRQEKRVLEEMVDERTREVVEQKEIIEAKNKDITDSINYAKRIQEALLPPANLTSNAFSESFVLYQPKDIVSGDFYWFGKKQDVTILAAVDCTGHGVPGAFMSMIGHNLLNQIILEQAILDPGRILTELNVRLKQAFKQSKRMTDTRDGMDMALCAVLPSENKLLFAGAMRPLYLYRGNDFEEIKGNKQAIGGLTEDEFAFTTHERKLQSGDRFYIFSDGYADQFGGPAGKKFMSKQLRKIMAESAGVSMEDQLTVFHSAVQKWKGNEVQVDDILLIGVRY
- a CDS encoding gliding motility-associated C-terminal domain-containing protein, producing MPSDFFKLFRHIAAFMLVLCSGLSMAQDSCDVSLELLISPGYVLCGNNNTVDIMANSTNSGNNPSYVWYVNGAYASNGTTFSSNSIQDGDTVMAVVISSTNCQPAATDTGYAVFSVSNVMAEATPDSATCNTADGSVTVHDVTGGAPPFTYILNSGTVQEDSVFTDLEAGIYTIEVIDDNGCSWKAAVTVPIKGSIQQVNIGTTNTTCGLNDGTIFITNIQGSTGPFHMALSNGDSVDVTSLPYTFDNLPSAVYSLSIYDSDLCKFEVYYLYVGIDNPITNVPVEVTPHTCVAYGQLVIDLNNVSGGVAPYQISMNGGNSFTSQFYYPDLKLGTYPIMVRDVNGCMYQTSAEVPFECEFPETLLYPFNAFTPNDDGVNDLWTIAGIEVFKSHKVVVYNRWGQLVFESEEYSNEDGWDGKFHGSPLPEATYFYVLDVTGWDEKEIKKSGIVTIVR
- a CDS encoding type IX secretion system membrane protein PorP/SprF, with the protein product MTRPFSNRRRSLLMLTTVMGVLFFGTASAQQAPQYTQYMFNQFGLNPAVAGSFQCRDFKLGYRTQWVGFDGAPNTFYLSAHGPLKVKSNGRQRGKHGIGAYINRDKIGPSTQMYINFAYAYHIKVQEKSWLSFGVFLGVQYYRFRANELITPTQDVAIDQASTSWVLPELMPGIWYTSQNSYAGLSFKHVLGNKLKAHGPESDLSRHYYLTAGRRFITHSGVSVTPSVMAKMAPSSPVSVDGNLMVDLSERVGLGASYRHQDALAALLRLRLTYEFWLGYSYDITTSPLAAVSNNTHEIVLSWSPCGRGSNGMGSGGNGKKSGNCPAYQ
- a CDS encoding PKD domain-containing protein; its protein translation is MQGTSGVSYAKSNLAYKCVEIAIAGDYGFINQAGGATAGETRLLDIFNYVDGFYDQHELDYKVVEVFTESSNQNTWGSSNSSQTLLDNFTSWGPNGFSVTHDQGSLYSTRDFDNSGVIGLAWLTSVCTNNRYGVMEYYSGWGNNLQYHSVDQTHEMGHNWSCDHDNSSSTYIMYPSLSGSNQTWGSQSTNSIANHKSSRNCLDNGECVTSVPPVADFVASVTDGCGSLTVQFTDQSTNAPNQWAWKFGDNQTSTQQNPSHTYSSPGNYTVELTATNSYGNNTETKTAYITVGTGSPYASAKGGPADNSFGGGGYFTSNDIRGIFFDAKTDIILESVWVDANSSGTRTIDVIANATANTTDGTVTGTLLVSKDVSINSGQGRVTLNFDIPQGNNYFIKVTGSLVDMYRNNAGPSYPYNITDGASNNLVDLTKSNVIAPDELNYYYYFYDWSVRKKGCTTNTGLNEPSVDVAIYPNPAHQAVYVRLGQITENAQISLLNAIGQTVSIQQVSQGQATYSVQTGELPEGVYLLKVQSGQATHTQRIVVSH